A genomic region of Microlunatus sagamiharensis contains the following coding sequences:
- a CDS encoding PspC domain-containing protein: MSSTWGFQRSASDAKLAGVCGGVAARWGVDPVLVRVGAVLLALTGGIGVVLYLAGWLLLQVEGTGRAAVDDLFGGAAARWPRELWVTLVVVASILAFATFGAVSPFGVAPALALAAVWWFGFHRPRARRARQDAARSASSTGPAGPGAPYPVAPPPLPFTGPPTPFTQAATAWQARVTQVRQGAWTPGPGQAPPDDSTWNPIPAAPPTASTPVHVSAPLPGPVPTSAQPDPEELARAAFLAQPDPVGLYAEPEPAPLVRPGTTLAARRLRLATVTALGLTWLGLGVADALGVAVGPAVYAASGLLVVALGLVAATRLGRARGLLPIGVLLALAAVITSGLLGPTLAEPAREASRLIDHPVAYTSVADFPATGDRLDVGDLDVDLTGLTLTGDATYTAVVDTGRVVVRTPPGVGVVLDYAVDTGSVDAYGGRVADGTPGDGRRVLVPTATGQRTLTLDLTVDTGAIEVRA, encoded by the coding sequence ATGTCATCCACCTGGGGCTTCCAGCGCTCGGCCTCCGACGCCAAGCTGGCCGGCGTCTGCGGCGGCGTCGCCGCCCGCTGGGGCGTCGACCCCGTCCTGGTCCGCGTCGGCGCGGTCCTCCTCGCGCTCACCGGCGGGATCGGTGTCGTGCTCTACCTCGCGGGCTGGCTGCTCCTCCAGGTCGAGGGCACGGGCCGCGCGGCGGTGGACGACCTGTTCGGCGGTGCCGCCGCCCGCTGGCCCCGCGAGCTGTGGGTCACCCTCGTGGTGGTGGCCTCGATCCTCGCCTTCGCCACCTTCGGCGCGGTCAGCCCCTTCGGCGTCGCCCCGGCCCTCGCGCTCGCGGCCGTGTGGTGGTTCGGCTTCCACCGTCCCCGAGCCCGCCGCGCCCGTCAGGACGCCGCCCGGTCGGCGTCCTCCACCGGCCCTGCGGGTCCGGGCGCCCCCTACCCCGTCGCCCCGCCGCCGCTGCCCTTCACCGGTCCCCCCACCCCGTTCACCCAGGCCGCCACCGCGTGGCAGGCCCGCGTGACCCAGGTCCGGCAGGGGGCCTGGACCCCCGGCCCCGGTCAGGCGCCGCCGGACGACAGCACCTGGAACCCCATCCCCGCCGCGCCGCCCACCGCCTCCACACCGGTGCACGTCTCGGCCCCGCTGCCCGGCCCGGTGCCGACCTCCGCGCAGCCCGACCCCGAGGAGCTCGCCCGCGCGGCCTTCCTCGCCCAGCCCGACCCGGTCGGCCTCTACGCCGAGCCCGAGCCGGCCCCGCTCGTGCGTCCCGGCACCACCCTCGCCGCCCGCCGGCTCCGGCTCGCGACCGTGACCGCCCTCGGGCTCACCTGGCTGGGGCTCGGCGTCGCCGACGCCCTCGGCGTGGCCGTCGGCCCGGCGGTGTACGCCGCCTCCGGCCTGCTCGTCGTGGCGCTCGGCCTGGTGGCCGCGACGCGCCTCGGCCGGGCCCGGGGCCTCCTGCCGATCGGCGTGCTGCTCGCCCTCGCGGCCGTGATCACCTCCGGGCTGCTCGGCCCGACGCTCGCCGAGCCCGCCCGGGAGGCGAGCCGCCTCATCGACCACCCGGTCGCGTACACCTCGGTCGCCGACTTCCCGGCGACCGGCGACCGGCTCGACGTCGGCGACCTCGACGTCGACCTGACCGGCCTGACCCTCACCGGCGACGCGACCTACACCGCCGTGGTCGACACCGGACGCGTCGTGGTCCGCACCCCGCCGGGCGTCGGCGTCGTCCTCGACTACGCCGTCGACACCGGCAGCGTCGACGCCTACGGCGGGCGGGTGGCCGACGGGACGCCCGGCGACGGGCGCCGGGTGCTCGTCCCGACGGCGACCGGTCAACGCACCCTCACGCTCGACCTCACCGTCGACACCGGCGCGATCGAGGTGCGCGCGTGA
- a CDS encoding PspC domain-containing protein produces the protein MTTLEPGRAPGVTPPGAPVGPRGGEPVRAGLPALPPATAPGAGGPVDRAGPPRRRAVRVSEGAVLGGVCTGLAQYFGWPVLVVRIVFVGLAIAQLFGVLAYGALWLLMPAASTVDAPGLEAATRTGMRTGGRPRRRSVDWGAVLALAALGTGMLWLVQTSGLGVSQRLFWPVAFACVGAALVWRQADSSAQQRWRAEAGGRVWLAPLVARGGWPALVRVIVGLGLVGASFGLVVAQYNQLAQLPQVLAMTLLALAGIAVVIAPWLHRSRAALNEARAEKVRADARADMAAHLHDSVLQTLAMIQKQSEDPRAVAQLARRQERELRGWLYADDVPEASLKAALTAAAAEVEDERGVPVELVVVGDCDTSDAVQALVRAAREAMVNAAKHSGADKIDVYAEVTETLVEVFVRDRGAGFDLDAVADDRHGVRGSILNRMARHGGRASVRSQPGDGTEVRLEVTR, from the coding sequence ATGACGACTCTCGAGCCCGGTCGCGCGCCCGGGGTGACCCCTCCTGGGGCACCCGTCGGTCCGCGGGGCGGCGAGCCGGTCCGGGCGGGCCTGCCCGCCCTCCCGCCGGCGACCGCGCCGGGCGCGGGCGGACCCGTCGACCGCGCCGGCCCGCCCCGGCGTCGCGCGGTCCGGGTGAGCGAGGGCGCCGTCCTCGGGGGCGTGTGCACCGGGCTCGCGCAGTACTTCGGCTGGCCGGTCCTCGTCGTGCGGATCGTGTTCGTCGGCCTGGCCATCGCCCAGCTGTTCGGCGTCCTCGCGTACGGCGCGCTGTGGCTGCTGATGCCCGCGGCCAGCACGGTCGACGCCCCCGGCCTCGAGGCCGCGACCCGCACCGGGATGCGGACGGGCGGTCGACCGCGGCGTCGTTCGGTGGACTGGGGCGCGGTCCTCGCGCTCGCCGCGCTCGGCACCGGGATGCTCTGGCTGGTGCAGACCAGCGGCCTGGGGGTGTCGCAGCGCCTCTTCTGGCCCGTCGCCTTCGCCTGCGTCGGCGCCGCGCTCGTCTGGCGCCAGGCCGACTCGTCGGCCCAGCAGCGCTGGCGGGCCGAAGCCGGCGGCCGGGTCTGGCTCGCCCCGCTGGTCGCCCGCGGCGGCTGGCCCGCCCTCGTCCGGGTGATCGTCGGCCTCGGCCTGGTCGGCGCGTCGTTCGGCCTCGTCGTCGCCCAGTACAACCAGCTCGCCCAGCTGCCGCAGGTCCTGGCCATGACCCTGCTCGCGCTGGCCGGCATCGCGGTGGTCATCGCGCCCTGGCTGCACCGCTCGCGCGCCGCCCTCAACGAGGCCCGGGCCGAGAAGGTCCGCGCCGACGCCCGCGCCGACATGGCCGCGCACCTGCACGACTCGGTCCTGCAGACCCTCGCGATGATCCAGAAGCAGTCCGAGGACCCCCGGGCGGTGGCCCAGCTGGCGCGGCGCCAGGAGCGCGAGCTGCGCGGCTGGCTCTACGCCGACGACGTGCCCGAGGCCAGCCTGAAGGCCGCCCTCACTGCGGCGGCCGCCGAGGTGGAGGACGAGCGCGGCGTGCCCGTCGAGCTCGTGGTCGTCGGCGACTGCGACACCTCCGACGCCGTGCAGGCGCTCGTGAGGGCCGCGCGCGAGGCCATGGTCAACGCCGCCAAGCACTCCGGCGCCGACAAGATCGACGTCTACGCGGAGGTCACCGAGACCCTCGTCGAGGTCTTCGTCCGCGACCGGGGGGCGGGCTTCGACCTCGACGCCGTCGCCGACGACCGGCACGGCGTGCGTGGCAGCATCCTGAACCGCATGGCCCGGCACGGTGGCCGGGCGAGCGTCCGTTCCCAGCCCGGGGACGGCACCGAGGTACGACTGGAGGTCACCCGATGA
- a CDS encoding response regulator, with product MTTSPEPSGLGGGSAAQRPGPADGTQRPLRVVVVDDHAMFRTGVKAEIGRSLAVVGEAEDVERAVRVVLEQRPDVVLLDVHLPGGGGVEVLRRVHEREPEQRFLALSVSDAAEDVIGVIRGGARGYVTKSISGPELVDAVRRVAEGDAVFSPRLAGFVLDAFSGAIDVAAVDEDLDRLSAREREVMRLIARGYAYKEVAKELFISIKTVETHVSSVLRKLQLSNRHQLTRWATDRRLV from the coding sequence ATGACGACGAGCCCGGAGCCGAGCGGACTGGGCGGGGGGAGCGCGGCCCAGCGCCCCGGGCCGGCCGACGGGACCCAGCGCCCGCTGCGCGTGGTCGTCGTCGACGACCACGCCATGTTCCGTACGGGCGTCAAGGCCGAGATCGGCCGCTCCCTGGCCGTCGTCGGCGAGGCCGAGGACGTCGAGCGTGCCGTGCGCGTCGTGCTCGAGCAGCGTCCCGACGTCGTCCTGCTCGACGTGCACCTGCCCGGTGGCGGCGGGGTCGAGGTGCTGCGCCGCGTCCACGAGCGCGAGCCCGAGCAGCGCTTCCTCGCCCTGTCGGTCTCCGACGCGGCGGAGGACGTCATCGGGGTCATCCGCGGCGGGGCCCGGGGCTACGTGACCAAGTCGATCAGCGGCCCCGAGCTGGTGGACGCGGTGCGCCGCGTGGCCGAGGGCGACGCGGTCTTCTCCCCGCGGCTGGCCGGCTTCGTGCTCGACGCCTTCTCCGGCGCGATCGACGTGGCCGCGGTCGACGAGGACCTCGACCGGCTCTCGGCGCGCGAGCGCGAGGTGATGCGGCTGATCGCGCGCGGCTACGCGTACAAGGAGGTGGCCAAGGAGCTGTTCATCTCGATCAAGACCGTCGAGACCCACGTCAGCAGCGTGCTGCGCAAGCTGCAGCTCTCGAACCGCCACCAGCTCACCCGCTGGGCCACCGACCGCCGCCTGGTCTGA